A part of Paenibacillus donghaensis genomic DNA contains:
- a CDS encoding alpha/beta-type small acid-soluble spore protein: protein MSQNNSSNNLVAPNSRGALEQLKYEVAQELGITLSPDGYQGNKTSYENGSIGGYITKRLVTLAEQQLAGQYK from the coding sequence ATGAGCCAAAACAACAGCTCCAACAACCTTGTAGCACCTAACTCCCGCGGTGCCTTGGAACAACTGAAATATGAAGTTGCTCAAGAACTCGGTATTACGCTTTCCCCAGATGGATACCAAGGCAATAAAACATCTTACGAAAACGGTTCGATCGGTGGTTACATCACTAAACGTCTTGTAACCCTGGCAGAACAGCAACTGGCAGGACAATACAAATAA
- the coaE gene encoding dephospho-CoA kinase (Dephospho-CoA kinase (CoaE) performs the final step in coenzyme A biosynthesis.) — protein sequence MIMGLTGGIASGKSTVSAMFVNRGAGLVDADVIAREVMLPGSGVLEAAVQQFGSGILQVDGTLNRARLGEIVFRDPVAREQLNAITHPAIRQETNRQMHSLESAGSALVIVDIPLLYESGLETMFGQIIVVYVPRSMQLTRLMERNSLTLEQAEGRLKAQMDIELKRRRADVVIDNSGGLADTERQVALLWDRLGLS from the coding sequence ATGATAATGGGCTTAACCGGAGGTATTGCATCCGGAAAAAGCACAGTGTCCGCCATGTTTGTGAACCGGGGAGCCGGACTTGTCGATGCCGATGTGATCGCGAGAGAAGTCATGCTTCCGGGTTCCGGTGTGCTGGAGGCGGCTGTGCAGCAATTTGGCAGCGGGATACTGCAGGTGGATGGCACACTTAACAGAGCGCGGCTTGGCGAAATCGTCTTCCGTGATCCTGTTGCCCGTGAGCAGTTGAACGCCATTACCCATCCTGCCATCCGGCAGGAGACGAACAGACAGATGCACAGCCTGGAAAGCGCGGGCTCCGCTCTGGTTATAGTTGATATACCGCTGCTGTACGAATCCGGTCTGGAGACGATGTTTGGGCAGATTATTGTCGTCTATGTGCCGCGATCCATGCAGCTGACACGTTTGATGGAACGAAATTCACTCACCTTGGAACAGGCAGAAGGGCGGCTGAAAGCCCAAATGGATATTGAACTGAAACGCAGGCGCGCAGATGTTGTGATCGACAACAGCGGCGGGCTTGCGGATACGGAGCGGCAGGTTGCCCTGCTGTGGGACAGGCTGGGATTATCATGA
- a CDS encoding lytic transglycosylase domain-containing protein yields the protein MSWLRKKRVLLLLFIGFTAILFLSTNWMTWFYPIHYKEDIRRHSITYEIDPFLVAAIIRVETNFKTGRESKKGAIGLMQLMPDTAKWALEMAKLPDVSLEELKHEPSANIELGTWYLSSLSRQFDGNRTAVIAAYNAGPGNVKKWLEEGSWDGMEGTVKDIPIGETRHYVQRVKHYYDQYTEIYNEF from the coding sequence ATGAGCTGGCTGCGCAAAAAAAGAGTGCTGCTGCTGCTCTTCATCGGTTTCACCGCTATTTTATTCTTGAGCACCAATTGGATGACCTGGTTCTATCCTATTCATTATAAAGAAGATATCCGCCGCCACAGCATCACTTATGAGATTGACCCGTTTCTGGTTGCCGCCATTATCCGGGTGGAGACCAATTTCAAGACCGGTCGCGAATCCAAAAAAGGCGCGATCGGCCTGATGCAGCTTATGCCTGACACGGCCAAGTGGGCGCTGGAAATGGCCAAGCTGCCGGATGTGTCGCTGGAGGAGCTGAAGCATGAGCCTTCGGCGAACATAGAGCTGGGCACGTGGTATCTGTCCTCACTCTCCCGCCAATTTGACGGCAACCGTACCGCCGTGATTGCGGCCTACAATGCCGGACCCGGCAATGTGAAGAAATGGCTGGAGGAAGGCTCGTGGGACGGGATGGAGGGCACTGTCAAAGACATTCCGATTGGCGAGACGCGGCATTATGTACAGCGGGTCAAGCATTATTATGATCAATACACGGAGATTTACAATGAATTCTAG
- a CDS encoding manganese efflux pump — protein MLSPWVSLLLLAFALSLDGFGVGVTYGLRRLKIPLLSILIISLCSGVVILVSMQVGVLLAKVVSPHVASEVGAVILVLMGCWSLVQMLIQKEKDGGNGAGAGKILGAAVEGSAAEGSNEEDATNGMNSEADSAPKAAVFSLELRHLGIVVQILRTPSSADMDASGSISAVEAMLLGIALSLDAFGAGLGAALLGFNPVWTSLMIALFSGTFLLLGMKTGLKFSGHYWMKHAGLLPALLLITMGIMKLL, from the coding sequence GTGCTTAGCCCATGGGTTTCATTGCTGTTATTGGCTTTTGCTTTAAGCTTGGACGGTTTTGGTGTTGGCGTTACATATGGTTTGCGAAGATTGAAAATACCGCTGCTGTCGATTCTGATTATCTCGCTCTGCTCCGGCGTTGTGATCTTAGTGTCCATGCAAGTGGGTGTGCTGCTGGCCAAGGTGGTCTCGCCGCATGTCGCGTCCGAGGTAGGCGCGGTCATCCTTGTACTCATGGGCTGCTGGTCCCTGGTGCAGATGCTGATCCAGAAGGAGAAGGATGGCGGTAATGGGGCAGGCGCAGGGAAGATACTTGGGGCTGCTGTTGAGGGTTCTGCTGCGGAAGGCTCGAATGAAGAAGACGCTACCAACGGAATGAACAGTGAAGCGGATTCCGCTCCCAAGGCAGCGGTGTTCTCCCTGGAGCTGCGCCACTTAGGGATCGTTGTGCAGATCCTGCGTACGCCGTCCTCTGCTGATATGGATGCTTCGGGCAGCATCTCAGCGGTAGAAGCGATGCTTCTGGGGATTGCCCTTTCACTGGATGCGTTCGGTGCCGGTCTGGGAGCTGCGCTGCTTGGATTCAATCCGGTCTGGACTTCGCTGATGATTGCGCTGTTCAGCGGAACATTTCTGCTGCTCGGCATGAAGACAGGGCTGAAATTCTCTGGCCATTACTGGATGAAGCACGCTGGACTGCTGCCGGCGTTATTATTGATTACAATGGGAATAATGAAGCTGTTATGA